In Aquiflexum balticum DSM 16537, a single genomic region encodes these proteins:
- a CDS encoding tyrosine-type recombinase/integrase — translation MQQRLIEVEVIGRKIILKMPKNDADINFIRSIQYARWNKEGFFWDVPHYPGNLERIKQYFGERISILKEHEQIEVKIIGKEHKIGKNEVLILKSRSGRLKLIFGFHAGLMKVIKTIPYYKWDSKNKWWTVPYSEQFLEEIKTKIKEFGMAMKFEEEEMISGVVPKISPLDIPNYRKCPEEYVHKLEERRYSEGTIKAYVPLFEEFINFFSNISLEELGEKEVMEFSRYLVTERKVSSSHQNQAINSIKFYFEKVRGGERKFYHVDRPIREKILPEVLSEEEVSAILKATKNLKHKAILMTIYSAGLRIGELTKLKIKDIDSKRMQIRVEQAKGKKDRYTILSQRTLEILRLYIKQEKPHEYLFEGQKSTKEFPVKYSTTSISAILNKALNNVGIKKNVTVHTLRHSFATHLLERGTDLRYIQSLLGHESPKTTQIYTHITTKGFDQIKSPLDGLDL, via the coding sequence ATGCAACAAAGACTCATAGAAGTAGAAGTAATCGGGCGTAAAATTATTTTGAAAATGCCCAAGAATGACGCTGATATAAACTTTATCAGAAGCATTCAGTATGCAAGGTGGAATAAGGAAGGCTTTTTCTGGGATGTGCCCCATTATCCCGGCAATCTTGAAAGGATCAAGCAATACTTTGGAGAGCGGATTTCCATACTGAAAGAACATGAACAAATTGAGGTAAAAATCATAGGTAAAGAGCATAAGATCGGTAAAAATGAAGTTTTAATTTTAAAGAGCAGGTCAGGTAGACTGAAGCTGATTTTTGGTTTTCATGCAGGATTGATGAAGGTTATTAAAACTATTCCCTATTATAAATGGGATTCCAAAAATAAATGGTGGACCGTTCCCTATTCAGAGCAGTTTTTAGAGGAAATAAAAACGAAGATTAAGGAATTCGGGATGGCAATGAAATTTGAGGAAGAAGAAATGATAAGTGGGGTTGTCCCCAAAATTTCTCCATTGGATATCCCAAATTACAGAAAATGCCCTGAGGAGTATGTTCATAAGTTGGAGGAAAGGAGGTATAGTGAGGGAACAATTAAAGCCTATGTTCCTTTGTTTGAAGAATTCATTAATTTTTTTTCAAATATTTCTCTTGAAGAATTGGGCGAAAAAGAGGTTATGGAGTTTTCGAGATATTTAGTGACTGAGAGAAAAGTTTCTAGCTCACATCAAAACCAAGCAATCAATTCTATTAAATTTTATTTTGAAAAAGTACGGGGTGGTGAAAGGAAGTTTTACCATGTGGATAGACCTATAAGGGAAAAGATATTACCTGAGGTATTGAGTGAAGAAGAGGTGTCTGCGATTCTAAAAGCAACAAAAAACTTGAAACATAAAGCAATCTTAATGACTATTTACTCCGCAGGATTGCGGATTGGAGAACTTACCAAATTGAAGATTAAAGATATCGATTCTAAACGGATGCAGATAAGGGTAGAACAAGCCAAAGGCAAGAAGGATAGATATACCATTCTTTCACAAAGGACACTGGAAATATTAAGACTATATATTAAACAAGAGAAGCCTCATGAGTATTTGTTTGAAGGTCAGAAAAGTACCAAAGAGTTTCCTGTTAAGTATTCAACAACAAGTATTTCTGCAATTCTGAATAAGGCACTGAATAATGTGGGAATTAAAAAAAATGTAACTGTACATACCTTGAGACATTCCTTTGCGACCCATTTATTGGAAAGAGGCACTGATTTAAGATATATACAAAGTCTTTTAGGCCACGAAAGCCCTAAAACGACACAGATATATACACATATTACCACTAAGGGTTTTGACCAAATAAAAAGTCCATTAGATGGTTTAGATTTATAA
- a CDS encoding acyl-CoA dehydrogenase family protein: protein MSTVTKQSINGGEFLIKETAAQEIFIFEEFSEEQKMMAQACQDFIDTEIHPRIEDIDSMKNPELVPSIFHKAGELGLLGISVPEEFGGMGMSFNTSMLIADIIGGAGSFSTTYGAHTGIGTLPILYYGTEDQKSKYLPKLATGEWAACYCLTEPDAGSDANSGKTKATLTADGKHYLINGQKMWISNAGFADIFIVFAKIEDDKNLTAFIVEKGFGGITMNEEEKKMGIKGSSTRQVFFNDCKVPVENMLSERQNGFKIAVNILNIGRIKLGAGVLGGCRTVATYAVKYAGERKQFGVAINSFGAIKQKLAEMAVRTYACESLCYRAGQDIEDRMEAIASEGISDAEAKLKALEQFAIEAAIAKVHGSEVLDYVVDQGVQVYGGMGYSADAPMERAYRDARISRIYEGTNEINRMLMVGMLLKRAMKGEINLFEPAMAVSQELTSVPSFETIDTSELFAAEKEVIKKLKKVFLMVGGKAAMALADKIESEQEVMMNLADVMIEIYAAESAVLRTEKLVSLRGEEACQPQIAMAQVYLFEAVEKIQTAAKEAIASFTKGDEQKVMLMGLKRWTKTDLVNTKELRRQIADYMIEKGKYPFS, encoded by the coding sequence ATGTCAACTGTAACAAAACAATCAATCAACGGCGGTGAATTCCTGATCAAGGAAACCGCGGCGCAGGAAATCTTTATATTTGAGGAGTTTTCTGAGGAGCAGAAAATGATGGCGCAGGCCTGTCAGGATTTTATCGATACCGAAATACACCCAAGAATCGAGGATATCGACAGCATGAAAAACCCGGAGCTTGTTCCTTCCATTTTCCATAAAGCAGGCGAACTCGGACTTTTGGGAATTTCGGTTCCTGAGGAGTTTGGTGGTATGGGGATGAGTTTCAATACTTCCATGCTGATTGCAGATATCATCGGTGGTGCTGGATCATTTTCCACCACGTATGGTGCCCATACAGGAATCGGTACTTTGCCGATTTTGTACTATGGTACAGAAGATCAAAAATCCAAATACCTGCCAAAACTGGCCACGGGAGAATGGGCTGCCTGCTATTGTCTGACCGAACCGGATGCAGGTTCTGATGCCAACAGCGGCAAGACCAAAGCAACTCTGACAGCAGATGGCAAACATTACCTCATCAACGGACAGAAGATGTGGATCTCCAATGCCGGGTTTGCGGATATCTTTATCGTGTTTGCCAAGATCGAGGATGATAAAAACCTGACTGCATTTATTGTGGAAAAAGGTTTCGGTGGCATCACGATGAACGAAGAGGAAAAGAAAATGGGTATCAAGGGCTCCTCTACCCGTCAGGTGTTTTTCAATGACTGCAAAGTACCTGTGGAAAACATGCTTTCCGAAAGACAGAACGGCTTCAAAATCGCTGTGAACATCCTCAATATCGGCCGTATCAAATTGGGTGCGGGCGTATTGGGAGGCTGTAGAACCGTGGCAACTTATGCTGTCAAGTATGCCGGGGAACGTAAGCAATTTGGCGTGGCCATCAATTCCTTTGGGGCCATCAAGCAGAAATTGGCCGAAATGGCTGTCAGGACTTATGCCTGTGAATCCCTTTGTTACCGTGCCGGTCAGGACATTGAAGACAGGATGGAAGCCATAGCTTCAGAGGGGATTTCTGATGCGGAAGCCAAATTGAAAGCCTTGGAACAGTTTGCCATCGAAGCGGCTATAGCCAAAGTTCATGGGTCTGAGGTATTGGATTATGTAGTGGACCAAGGTGTGCAGGTCTATGGAGGAATGGGCTACTCGGCCGATGCCCCGATGGAGCGCGCTTATAGGGATGCCCGTATTTCCAGAATCTATGAAGGTACCAATGAAATCAACCGCATGCTGATGGTAGGCATGTTGCTGAAGCGGGCCATGAAAGGGGAAATCAATCTTTTTGAACCTGCTATGGCAGTATCACAGGAACTGACTTCCGTACCGAGTTTTGAGACCATTGATACCTCTGAGCTTTTTGCCGCTGAAAAAGAGGTGATCAAAAAACTGAAGAAAGTGTTTCTGATGGTGGGTGGAAAAGCCGCGATGGCATTGGCAGACAAAATCGAATCCGAACAGGAAGTGATGATGAACCTGGCCGATGTGATGATAGAGATCTATGCTGCCGAATCTGCTGTCCTCAGGACAGAAAAACTGGTCAGTCTCCGTGGCGAAGAAGCCTGTCAGCCACAGATTGCGATGGCGCAGGTGTACCTCTTTGAAGCAGTGGAAAAAATACAGACTGCTGCGAAAGAGGCCATTGCATCCTTTACCAAAGGGGATGAGCAAAAGGTCATGCTGATGGGCTTGAAGCGCTGGACCAAAACCGACCTGGTCAATACCAAGGAGCTGAGAAGACAGATAGCGGATTATATGATTGAGAAGGGGAAGTATCCTTTTTCTTGA
- a CDS encoding tyrosine-type recombinase/integrase → MYEEMSYRHYSPRSIKTYLSLVSVVSAHFGKSPDLISIPELKDYLFKRISLDGLSVSSINQTISAFKILFKDVLERDWDTIRIKRPRRPKLLPVVFSKEEVSLILKSIRNRKHYCLIALTYASGLRMGEVINLKPCDIDSDRMQVKVRGGKGYKDRYTLLPEQLLVKLRDYFRGYRPLTYLFEGQEPGKPYSETSARCILKKAMKKAGIKKQACFHTLRHSFATHLLEQGTNVRIIQELLGHRSLKTTTVYLHISNLTPAQIKSPLDEL, encoded by the coding sequence ATGTATGAGGAGATGTCCTACAGACATTATTCTCCCAGAAGCATCAAGACCTATCTTAGCCTGGTATCTGTAGTATCAGCTCATTTTGGAAAAAGTCCGGATCTGATCAGTATCCCCGAATTAAAGGACTACCTTTTTAAAAGGATCAGTTTGGACGGACTTTCGGTATCAAGCATAAACCAGACAATCAGTGCCTTTAAAATACTTTTCAAAGACGTGCTTGAAAGAGATTGGGATACTATCAGGATCAAACGGCCAAGACGTCCCAAGCTGCTTCCGGTTGTATTCTCAAAGGAAGAAGTGTCGCTTATCCTTAAGAGTATCAGGAACAGAAAACACTATTGCCTGATCGCTCTCACCTACGCCTCAGGACTCAGGATGGGAGAGGTAATCAACCTGAAACCCTGCGATATTGACAGCGACCGGATGCAGGTCAAAGTCAGGGGCGGAAAGGGTTATAAAGACAGGTACACACTTCTTCCGGAGCAGTTACTGGTAAAGCTCAGGGATTATTTCAGAGGCTACCGTCCACTTACTTACCTTTTTGAAGGCCAAGAACCGGGAAAGCCTTACAGTGAGACAAGCGCCCGCTGTATACTCAAAAAGGCTATGAAGAAAGCAGGGATAAAAAAGCAGGCGTGCTTCCATACCCTTCGCCATTCTTTTGCCACACATCTGCTCGAGCAGGGAACCAATGTCAGGATTATCCAAGAGCTGTTGGGACACAGGTCCCTTAAGACCACTACGGTTTACCTGCATATAAGCAACCTGACCCCCGCGCAGATCAAAAGTCCCCTGGATGAGCTTTGA
- a CDS encoding four helix bundle protein, with product MKPKHNFKNLKVWQKSVDLAVKVYHITKEFPSEEKFGMTSQMRRASVSIPSNIAEGTAKSTSKSFVNSLDISLGESYELETQAIIANLVGLLDKEQFTSLESDISEVQRMINGFISTVESNPF from the coding sequence ATGAAACCTAAACATAATTTCAAAAACCTCAAGGTATGGCAAAAGTCAGTTGATTTGGCTGTAAAGGTTTACCATATCACAAAAGAATTTCCTTCTGAGGAGAAATTTGGTATGACCTCGCAAATGAGAAGGGCTAGTGTTTCAATTCCTTCAAATATTGCCGAAGGAACCGCTAAAAGCACTTCTAAATCTTTTGTAAACTCTCTGGATATTAGCCTTGGAGAAAGTTATGAACTGGAAACTCAGGCTATCATTGCCAATCTGGTAGGCCTACTGGATAAGGAACAATTCACATCTCTTGAATCTGATATCAGCGAAGTGCAAAGAATGATCAACGGATTTATTTCAACAGTGGAATCCAACCCATTTTGA
- a CDS encoding thiolase family protein: protein MEAYIVNGYRSAVGRAKKGGFRFYRPDDLAADVIKHLVANTPGLENKMVDDLIVGNAIPEAEQGMQMGRMISLLALGVDNPGFIINRYCGSGVEAIALAVGKIKAGMADCIIAGGTESMSLLPMMGYKTALNYKIASQTPDYYLSMGLTAEELAKEYDITREQADQFSVRSHDRALAAIAAGKFKDEIVPVEVEETYVDEKGKKKTRKFTVDTDEGPRPGTSMEGLANLKPAFKMGGQVTAGNSSQTSDGAAFVVVMSERMVKELNLEPIARMMSYAVAGVEPRIMGIGPREAVPKALKQAGLTLDKIDLIELNEAFAAQGLAVIKSLDLDIDKVNVNGGAVALGHPLGCTGAKLSVQLFNELRRQNKKYGMVTACVGGGQGVAGVYELLR from the coding sequence ATGGAAGCTTATATAGTAAACGGATACAGATCAGCGGTAGGAAGGGCCAAAAAGGGTGGCTTTAGATTTTACCGTCCGGATGATTTGGCGGCAGATGTGATCAAGCATTTGGTGGCCAATACACCGGGATTGGAAAATAAAATGGTCGATGACCTGATTGTCGGGAATGCTATCCCGGAAGCGGAACAGGGCATGCAAATGGGCAGGATGATTTCACTTTTGGCATTGGGCGTGGACAATCCCGGATTTATTATCAACAGGTATTGTGGTTCCGGAGTGGAAGCCATTGCCCTGGCCGTGGGTAAAATCAAAGCGGGCATGGCAGATTGCATCATCGCAGGTGGTACAGAATCCATGTCGCTATTGCCGATGATGGGTTATAAAACTGCCCTGAACTATAAAATTGCCTCGCAGACGCCCGATTACTACCTGAGTATGGGTCTGACTGCGGAAGAACTGGCAAAAGAATACGACATCACCCGCGAACAGGCAGATCAATTTTCTGTCAGGTCCCATGATAGGGCTTTGGCAGCCATAGCCGCAGGCAAATTCAAGGACGAAATTGTGCCCGTGGAAGTGGAAGAAACCTATGTGGATGAAAAGGGAAAAAAGAAAACCAGAAAATTTACCGTGGACACGGATGAGGGACCAAGACCAGGAACCTCGATGGAAGGCCTTGCCAACTTAAAGCCTGCCTTTAAAATGGGCGGTCAGGTTACCGCAGGGAATTCCTCCCAGACCTCTGACGGTGCCGCATTCGTGGTCGTGATGTCCGAAAGGATGGTCAAAGAACTCAACCTGGAACCCATTGCCAGAATGATGTCCTATGCCGTAGCAGGTGTGGAACCAAGAATCATGGGAATCGGGCCCAGAGAAGCTGTTCCCAAAGCCCTTAAGCAGGCCGGTTTGACCTTGGACAAGATTGATCTCATCGAATTGAACGAGGCATTTGCCGCACAGGGCTTGGCAGTCATCAAATCCTTGGATTTGGATATTGATAAAGTCAATGTCAATGGGGGCGCAGTAGCCCTTGGTCATCCACTCGGCTGTACCGGTGCCAAACTCTCCGTCCAACTCTTCAACGAACTCCGCAGACAAAACAAGAAATACGGCATGGTGACGGCTTGTGTTGGCGGGGGACAAGGAGTTGCGGGGGTTTATGAGCTTTTGAGGTAG